A genomic stretch from Thermoanaerobaculia bacterium includes:
- a CDS encoding AAA family ATPase: protein MSRIQEQVERHVLATDRIFQEVGKVIVGQTALLERLLVGLLADGHVLLEGVPGLAKTLSVSSLARTIQAAFHRIQFTPDFLPADIVGTMIYQPQTQTFVPRQGPIFANLILADEINRAPAKVQSALLEAMQERQVTLGDKTYPLPKPFLVLATQNPIEQEGTYPLPEAQVDRFMLKLSITYPSADEELEILNRMALGEPYEPVPQVEPEDLLKARDVVHQIYVDDRVKNYVVQLVQCTRRPEEFGLDVRDLIRYGASPRASIYLIKSAQAYAFLKHRAYVTPEDIKVMGADVLRHRILLSYEAEAESVTTEDIIRQIFDTVEVP from the coding sequence ATTTCCAGAATTCAGGAACAGGTAGAACGCCATGTACTTGCCACGGACAGAATCTTCCAGGAAGTCGGAAAGGTCATTGTGGGGCAGACCGCGCTGCTGGAGCGCCTCCTTGTCGGTTTGCTCGCCGATGGTCATGTGCTCCTGGAAGGTGTGCCGGGACTAGCCAAAACCCTTTCGGTTTCCTCCCTTGCAAGGACGATTCAGGCTGCCTTTCACAGAATTCAATTCACACCCGATTTTCTTCCCGCCGATATTGTGGGCACAATGATTTACCAGCCTCAAACACAGACCTTTGTTCCGCGTCAGGGTCCCATTTTTGCCAATCTTATCCTGGCGGATGAAATCAATCGCGCCCCCGCAAAGGTTCAGAGCGCCCTTCTGGAAGCCATGCAGGAGCGCCAGGTGACTCTGGGAGACAAAACCTATCCTCTCCCGAAGCCCTTTCTTGTTCTGGCAACCCAGAACCCCATCGAGCAGGAAGGGACCTATCCTCTTCCGGAGGCCCAGGTGGACCGATTCATGCTGAAGCTCTCGATAACCTATCCTTCGGCGGATGAAGAGCTGGAAATCCTGAATCGAATGGCCCTTGGCGAACCTTACGAACCCGTTCCCCAGGTGGAACCGGAAGACCTTCTGAAGGCCCGGGATGTGGTTCACCAGATCTACGTGGACGACCGGGTTAAAAACTACGTGGTTCAGCTCGTCCAATGCACGAGAAGACCTGAAGAATTTGGGCTTGATGTTCGTGACCTTATCCGCTACGGAGCGTCCCCCCGGGCCTCCATCTATCTGATCAAATCAGCTCAGGCGTATGCCTTTCTGAAACATCGGGCTTATGTGACTCCCGAAGACATCAAAGTGATGGGAGCCGACGTCCTCCGGCATCGAATTCTACTGAGCTATGAAGCGGAAGCGGAAAGTGTGACCACGGAAGATATTATCCGACAGATATTCGACACGGTGGAGGTGCCGTGA
- a CDS encoding VWA domain-containing protein translates to MWPYVVSGLLSFFTLAAGITVMILQAAGQIRFAHGSWALTLLIIPLVIVLLILKEQRRRAVMEQLGSPAILHDLMPGDHPGLRLAHGVSLTAAVTFSVLALLGPQMGTSLETVHRKGVDIILAVDTSRSMDADDIKPSRMIRAKLQIGEFLDSLSGDRVGLIAFAGDAFIQCPLTLDYGAARVFLDILDTSLIPTPGTDIGRAIEVTRSAFSERERKHKALILFTDGEDHGGQALEQAKKAAEQGIVIYAIGIGSQQGSVIPIHDNRGNVTGYKKDDEGKVVTSRLDESTLQKIALETGGKYYRSVTGEMELKRVYAEIQKMEKKDLGSQQVMRFEDRYQFFLLPAFLLFLFASFCTLPLKEKTT, encoded by the coding sequence ATGTGGCCCTATGTTGTTTCCGGCCTTCTCTCCTTCTTCACTCTGGCGGCGGGGATCACGGTCATGATTCTCCAGGCCGCGGGACAGATCCGCTTTGCCCACGGCTCATGGGCCCTGACCCTTCTTATTATTCCCCTGGTCATCGTGCTACTGATTCTCAAGGAGCAACGTCGACGCGCCGTCATGGAACAGCTCGGATCCCCTGCGATCCTGCATGATCTCATGCCGGGAGACCATCCCGGCCTCCGGTTGGCGCACGGGGTTTCTCTGACGGCCGCGGTGACCTTCAGCGTCCTCGCCCTTCTCGGACCGCAGATGGGGACCTCCCTGGAGACGGTCCACCGAAAAGGTGTCGATATTATCCTGGCTGTGGATACATCGCGAAGTATGGATGCGGACGACATCAAGCCGAGCCGTATGATCCGTGCAAAGCTACAGATTGGAGAGTTTCTGGACAGCCTGTCCGGAGACCGGGTCGGGCTGATTGCCTTTGCCGGGGATGCATTTATCCAGTGTCCGCTGACGCTCGACTACGGGGCTGCAAGGGTTTTTCTGGATATTCTGGACACATCCCTGATTCCCACGCCGGGGACGGATATCGGTCGAGCCATCGAGGTGACTCGATCTGCATTCTCGGAGCGAGAACGGAAGCATAAGGCTCTCATCCTCTTCACGGACGGAGAGGATCATGGAGGACAGGCCCTGGAGCAGGCCAAAAAGGCCGCGGAACAGGGAATTGTCATCTATGCGATCGGGATCGGATCACAGCAGGGGAGCGTAATCCCGATCCATGACAATCGAGGTAACGTAACCGGGTATAAAAAAGATGATGAAGGAAAAGTGGTCACGTCCCGTCTTGACGAATCAACCCTGCAGAAAATCGCCCTTGAGACCGGGGGAAAATACTATCGCTCGGTCACCGGGGAGATGGAGCTGAAACGGGTCTACGCGGAGATACAGAAGATGGAAAAGAAGGACCTTGGCTCCCAGCAGGTCATGCGTTTTGAAGATCGATATCAGTTCTTTCTCCTTCCCGCTTTTCTCCTCTTTCTCTTCGCCTCGTTCTGTACGCTTCCCCTGAAGGAGAAGACGACATGA
- a CDS encoding BatD family protein, whose amino-acid sequence MKYRFILPVILFCASLVTAEGVTVSASLSSNKAGTEDLVDLSVSVQGAAGDVQTPVLPDIPGLKLYGGPFTSQNISMVNFQVSKSITYTWRFNPLQEGSVTIPSLTVQVGKEMYKTQPLLLEVVKGSVAQRPQRQSPFGSFGPGQSGRGRASDQEGDVLVRVTSNKRDLVVGEAVVLTYELLTQVRVQGISIETPPSYKGFWSESIDLPDSPQGRNVNEGGKAYVAYTIKQDVIFPTTAGDITLDPVAFRVSAVTASDFFGFGRPEEIVRKTEPVTLKIKPFPAAGKPKNFSGAVGTFSIQAKLDKDTVPAGDAVALTLTVSGQGNLRTLSTPDFPTLPDCSVYDPKATESIKVSEAGLKGSRSWEWVIVPRSKGTLTIPSFSFAYFNPAGPGTYQEAATRALTLTVQEGKVESTVPFVPAGGEEVKSLGRDIHFIVTASDSLKTRTRPFYASKLYVILVLFPFIANLLLFGFLRLREKRGQSLHLIRMRGAGKQAMKRLKEASGMAGSDPRVFFKRVRSSMTGYLADRLNRSEEGLTIGEVRNILQERGLETEDIQQITRTLERCDSALYAPGDVQSGELEQILKTARALIRKMEKVL is encoded by the coding sequence GTGAAATACCGTTTCATCCTTCCGGTGATCCTCTTCTGCGCATCCCTCGTTACGGCGGAAGGGGTGACGGTCTCGGCATCCCTCTCTTCGAATAAGGCGGGAACCGAAGATCTTGTGGATCTTTCCGTCTCCGTTCAGGGAGCCGCCGGGGATGTCCAGACTCCCGTTCTGCCCGATATTCCCGGGTTGAAGCTCTATGGAGGGCCCTTTACCTCCCAGAATATCTCGATGGTGAATTTCCAGGTGTCCAAATCGATAACCTACACATGGCGGTTCAATCCCCTCCAGGAAGGATCGGTTACGATCCCGTCCCTCACGGTGCAGGTGGGGAAGGAGATGTATAAGACCCAGCCTCTCCTTCTGGAGGTCGTGAAAGGGTCCGTTGCCCAGCGGCCGCAGAGACAATCTCCCTTCGGATCTTTCGGGCCCGGGCAGTCTGGAAGAGGTCGTGCCTCGGATCAGGAAGGCGATGTCCTTGTAAGGGTAACCTCAAATAAGCGTGATCTTGTCGTGGGTGAAGCGGTTGTCCTGACGTACGAACTTCTGACCCAGGTCAGGGTCCAGGGAATCTCTATCGAAACGCCCCCATCCTACAAGGGATTCTGGTCGGAGTCGATCGATCTTCCCGATTCTCCTCAGGGAAGGAACGTGAACGAGGGCGGCAAGGCCTATGTGGCCTATACGATCAAGCAGGATGTTATCTTTCCTACGACAGCTGGCGATATCACCCTTGATCCCGTAGCTTTTCGAGTCAGTGCGGTGACGGCGAGTGACTTTTTCGGGTTTGGGCGGCCCGAGGAGATCGTGCGAAAGACCGAGCCCGTTACATTGAAGATTAAGCCCTTTCCCGCGGCGGGAAAGCCGAAGAATTTCAGCGGAGCCGTGGGCACCTTCTCCATCCAGGCCAAACTGGACAAGGATACCGTTCCCGCGGGAGACGCGGTGGCTTTGACGCTGACCGTATCGGGACAGGGGAATCTTCGCACCCTGAGTACACCCGATTTCCCGACCCTGCCCGATTGTTCGGTCTATGACCCGAAGGCGACGGAATCGATCAAGGTTTCCGAAGCCGGGCTGAAGGGAAGCCGGAGCTGGGAATGGGTGATTGTCCCCCGCTCGAAGGGAACCCTTACCATTCCATCCTTCTCCTTTGCCTACTTTAATCCAGCCGGCCCCGGAACCTATCAGGAAGCCGCGACCCGTGCCCTGACCCTGACCGTCCAGGAAGGGAAGGTGGAATCGACGGTACCCTTTGTCCCCGCGGGAGGAGAAGAAGTGAAAAGCCTCGGCCGGGACATTCACTTCATCGTCACTGCCAGCGATTCCCTCAAAACCCGGACCCGTCCCTTTTACGCCTCGAAGCTCTATGTCATTCTGGTCCTGTTTCCCTTTATCGCCAACCTTCTTCTATTCGGGTTTCTCCGTCTCCGGGAGAAACGGGGACAGTCCCTCCACCTGATTCGAATGCGCGGAGCCGGGAAGCAGGCCATGAAGCGGCTGAAGGAGGCATCCGGTATGGCCGGATCCGATCCCAGGGTCTTTTTCAAGAGGGTCCGGAGCAGTATGACCGGGTATCTGGCCGATCGGCTGAACAGGTCCGAGGAAGGACTCACGATCGGAGAGGTCAGAAATATTCTCCAGGAAAGGGGTCTGGAAACGGAAGACATTCAGCAAATCACCCGGACCCTGGAACGATGTGATTCCGCCCTCTATGCCCCGGGAGATGTGCAATCAGGTGAGTTGGAGCAAATCCTGAAAACCGCCCGTGCCCTGATCCGGAAAATGGAGAAAGTCCTTTGA
- a CDS encoding MerR family transcriptional regulator yields the protein MTKGKLFYISYVSEKYDLHPQTLRHYEREGLITPVRSDGNTRLYDEETLQRIELIITLTRELGVNLAGVEVILNMREKMIRMQQEFKKVLEAALREIQTKRQGGQTYTIVPVKRGTLLPRDHD from the coding sequence ATCTGAAAAGTATGATCTCCACCCTCAGACACTCCGTCACTATGAGCGTGAAGGTCTTATCACTCCGGTACGCAGCGACGGGAATACCCGGCTTTACGACGAAGAAACACTGCAGCGGATTGAGCTTATTATTACCCTGACCCGTGAACTGGGGGTCAACCTCGCCGGTGTGGAAGTGATCTTAAATATGCGGGAAAAGATGATTCGGATGCAGCAGGAGTTTAAAAAGGTTTTGGAGGCGGCTCTTCGGGAGATCCAGACGAAACGTCAAGGTGGCCAAACCTACACCATCGTACCCGTCAAGCGGGGGACGCTCCTGCCTAGGGACCATGATTGA
- a CDS encoding RNA polymerase sigma factor RpoD/SigA, whose amino-acid sequence MIDAYFNESQDLDYYIKEINRFPMLTPEQEKELGHKIRQGDKTALKSLVESNLRFVVHYAHKFKNPNVSLMDLVNEGNIGLIQAAERYDPTMENRFITYAIWWIRQAILHAISQASGLTMPQRRVQQLYQMSKVIHGLKRKLKRSPTLEEVAEEMDIPVAEAKILQQVSGEFVSLNAPLKSDDPIELYEALPQKNEPSPEYYLLEEAFELEVRHLLEELQPRERQVIELRFGFVNDNPLTLREIAEMMGMSRERVRQLEQRALRKIRSKQRARKLLGYLN is encoded by the coding sequence ATGATTGACGCATATTTCAATGAGTCCCAGGACCTTGATTACTATATCAAGGAGATCAACAGGTTTCCCATGCTCACGCCGGAGCAGGAAAAGGAGCTGGGACATAAAATCCGACAGGGTGATAAAACCGCTCTGAAATCGCTCGTTGAATCAAATCTCCGATTTGTTGTCCATTACGCGCATAAATTCAAAAATCCCAATGTTTCCCTGATGGATCTTGTGAATGAAGGCAATATCGGTCTGATTCAGGCTGCGGAACGATATGATCCAACCATGGAGAATCGTTTTATCACTTATGCAATCTGGTGGATCCGTCAGGCCATTCTCCATGCAATTTCCCAGGCATCCGGTCTTACCATGCCACAGAGGAGAGTCCAGCAGCTCTATCAGATGAGCAAAGTAATCCACGGGCTTAAACGGAAGCTCAAACGATCTCCGACACTGGAGGAAGTGGCTGAAGAAATGGATATCCCGGTGGCCGAGGCCAAAATTCTCCAGCAGGTCAGCGGGGAATTTGTTTCTCTCAATGCACCTCTCAAGAGCGATGATCCAATCGAACTCTATGAAGCCCTTCCCCAGAAGAATGAACCCTCACCGGAATACTATCTCCTCGAGGAGGCATTTGAGCTTGAAGTGCGCCATCTCCTGGAGGAGCTTCAGCCACGTGAGCGCCAGGTAATCGAACTCCGTTTTGGCTTTGTAAATGACAATCCCCTGACCCTCAGGGAAATTGCTGAGATGATGGGGATGAGCAGAGAAAGGGTCCGACAGCTTGAACAGAGGGCTTTACGGAAGATCCGTTCCAAGCAGAGAGCCAGAAAATTGCTGGGGTATTTAAATTGA
- a CDS encoding DUF58 domain-containing protein, producing the protein MTTSTSEILKRIRRIEIRTRRLVNDSLAGEYHSMFKGRGMEFSEVREYQRGDDVRAIDWNVTARMGSPFVKQFVEERELTVHILFDASASGLYGSFGQRKKDMAAEVSALLAFSAISNQDKVGLIIFSDEVETYIPPKKGREHVLRLIREVLMVQPRGRSSNLQGALSFLGKITTKRSVVFLLSDFFTSGYERTLTVLNRKHDIVAVSIRDGLEQDPPSVGLVRMRDLETGSEILVDTSDPATRQRYLTHLNAIDTATRSSMTRADVDLLELRADQPYEKPLTLFFAARARGIRV; encoded by the coding sequence GTGACAACTTCAACCTCGGAAATCCTCAAGCGCATCAGGCGCATTGAAATCCGGACCCGACGGTTGGTCAACGATTCTCTCGCAGGAGAGTATCACAGCATGTTCAAGGGCCGGGGAATGGAATTTTCCGAAGTCCGTGAGTACCAGAGGGGGGATGACGTCCGGGCCATCGACTGGAATGTCACGGCCCGTATGGGATCTCCCTTTGTAAAACAGTTTGTAGAGGAACGGGAACTGACCGTCCACATTCTCTTTGATGCCAGTGCTTCCGGGCTCTACGGCTCCTTCGGTCAGCGGAAAAAAGACATGGCAGCTGAAGTTTCGGCTCTCCTGGCCTTCTCCGCCATTTCCAACCAGGATAAGGTGGGGCTGATTATCTTCTCGGACGAGGTCGAGACCTATATCCCGCCGAAGAAGGGTAGAGAACATGTTCTTCGGCTGATCCGCGAAGTCCTGATGGTCCAGCCCCGTGGAAGAAGTTCAAACCTCCAGGGGGCCCTATCGTTCCTGGGAAAGATTACGACAAAGCGAAGCGTGGTCTTCTTGCTCTCTGACTTTTTTACTTCGGGATACGAACGCACCCTGACCGTTCTCAACCGAAAGCACGATATCGTGGCTGTGTCGATCCGCGACGGGCTCGAGCAAGATCCCCCCTCTGTGGGCCTCGTCCGTATGCGGGACCTTGAAACCGGATCGGAGATCCTTGTCGATACATCGGACCCGGCTACACGACAGCGGTACCTTACGCATCTGAATGCGATCGATACGGCTACCCGGTCTTCCATGACCCGGGCCGATGTGGACCTGCTGGAACTGAGGGCGGATCAACCCTATGAAAAGCCCCTGACCCTTTTCTTTGCGGCGCGGGCCAGGGGAATCCGGGTTTAG
- a CDS encoding VWA domain-containing protein: MIHFHNPLFFLLLLLPAAYFYLRRRRSSAYLTSTASFFSRFPSSTRSSLYPILHGGWILSMILIVIALARPQSGHSYTEYLTKGVDIVLTLDCSGSMQSEDFKPHNRLYVAKEVVSDFVRSRPNDRLGLVVFAGQAFTQCPLTLDHGILLTFLEKITTGMIEDGTAIGNAIAVAVDRLKSSDAKSRVIVLLTDGNNNKGEVDPLTAAGIAKTFGIKIYTIAVGIRGMAMMPVDDPIFGRRYVQVRVDIDEDILTRIAEQTGGRYFRATDPETLKEIYQTIGSLEKSTVKTKHYTTWNDMYLPFLIAGLAMLFLTVLLDLTVFRSLP, translated from the coding sequence ATGATCCACTTCCATAACCCTCTCTTCTTCCTCCTGCTACTCCTGCCGGCAGCCTATTTCTATCTTCGCAGAAGACGGAGCTCCGCCTACCTGACTTCGACAGCATCCTTTTTCTCCCGGTTTCCCTCTTCGACACGGAGCTCCCTCTATCCTATTCTTCACGGAGGGTGGATCCTGTCCATGATCCTGATCGTGATCGCCCTGGCCCGTCCTCAGTCAGGCCATTCCTATACGGAATATTTAACGAAGGGCGTAGATATCGTGCTGACCCTGGACTGCTCCGGAAGTATGCAGTCAGAGGATTTTAAGCCCCACAACCGCCTTTATGTCGCCAAAGAGGTCGTTTCGGACTTTGTCCGGTCGAGACCTAACGATCGGCTGGGACTGGTGGTCTTTGCGGGCCAGGCTTTCACCCAGTGTCCCCTGACCCTGGACCATGGAATCCTCCTGACCTTCCTGGAAAAGATCACTACGGGCATGATTGAGGATGGGACCGCCATTGGAAATGCCATTGCGGTGGCCGTGGATCGGCTGAAAAGTTCGGATGCCAAGAGCCGTGTGATCGTTCTTCTTACGGATGGGAACAACAACAAGGGCGAAGTTGACCCCCTGACCGCAGCCGGTATTGCGAAGACCTTTGGAATCAAAATTTATACGATCGCTGTCGGGATCCGGGGCATGGCCATGATGCCGGTGGATGATCCGATCTTCGGGCGGCGGTATGTCCAGGTGCGTGTGGATATCGATGAGGACATCCTGACCCGGATCGCGGAACAGACCGGCGGCAGGTATTTCCGTGCCACTGATCCTGAAACACTGAAGGAAATCTATCAGACCATCGGCTCGCTGGAAAAGAGTACGGTGAAGACGAAACATTACACAACGTGGAATGACATGTACCTTCCCTTTCTGATTGCGGGACTGGCCATGCTTTTTCTGACGGTCCTGCTGGATCTGACCGTGTTCCGGAGCCTGCCGTGA
- a CDS encoding tetratricopeptide repeat protein, with amino-acid sequence MSGLKIGSTLSVPFLSILILLGSSFLLGATPEQAIREGNRAFSAGKLEEAMQAYTRAESLSPANPVIAFNIGDVLYAQKEYDKAMESFEKASMAKDVNIAQAAYFNMGNCSFQKEDYMKAIEHYSRALDLSPEDMDAKVNLELARKKLKEQSQMQQQEQQQQQQQQQQNGQNQDQQKQQEQGEKKENQSEEQKGASANDKKQEEPKDQQAEAQEDKEISKEEAEKILDALRRKETEEQKEQQMKRPSRVGRGGRDW; translated from the coding sequence ATGAGCGGTCTCAAAATAGGATCCACCCTTTCCGTGCCCTTCCTCTCTATTTTGATCCTGCTGGGATCATCCTTCCTTCTGGGTGCGACTCCCGAGCAGGCGATCCGGGAAGGGAACCGGGCCTTCTCCGCCGGAAAGCTGGAGGAAGCCATGCAGGCCTATACACGGGCGGAATCCCTCTCGCCCGCCAACCCGGTCATCGCATTCAACATCGGGGATGTCCTGTACGCACAGAAAGAGTACGATAAAGCTATGGAGTCCTTCGAAAAAGCTTCCATGGCGAAAGATGTGAACATCGCGCAGGCGGCCTATTTCAACATGGGGAACTGCTCCTTTCAGAAGGAAGATTACATGAAGGCGATCGAGCACTACTCCAGGGCCCTGGACCTCAGTCCCGAGGATATGGATGCCAAGGTGAACCTGGAGCTGGCCAGGAAGAAGCTTAAAGAACAGTCCCAGATGCAGCAGCAAGAGCAACAGCAACAGCAACAACAACAGCAGCAGAATGGCCAGAATCAGGACCAGCAGAAACAGCAAGAGCAGGGTGAGAAAAAGGAAAATCAGTCTGAGGAGCAGAAGGGCGCATCCGCGAACGACAAGAAACAGGAAGAGCCAAAGGATCAGCAGGCTGAGGCCCAGGAAGATAAAGAGATCAGCAAGGAAGAGGCCGAAAAGATCCTGGATGCCCTTCGAAGGAAAGAGACCGAGGAGCAGAAGGAACAGCAGATGAAACGGCCTTCCAGGGTCGGAAGGGGAGGCCGCGACTGGTGA
- a CDS encoding ATP-binding protein, with protein MIENVQGISQATRCSCQSVLSAPVIALELPDRARAWHMKNFNVLENKSLREAKKIAESYVKTFPAVDYGLIFSGPCGIGKSHLAVAVLQEIAQTRNVQCLFVDFNDLLFQFQRTIGYDSDRDMDSTIKPLIDVPLLLLDDFASSHGNAWSLDMVYHVINQRYLARRHILITTTYDLDPSLSRRVGAPMVSRLQEMCRIVPMKGEDHRREGIQTSYQFS; from the coding sequence GTGATCGAAAACGTCCAGGGTATTTCCCAGGCCACACGGTGTTCCTGCCAGTCGGTTCTTTCGGCTCCGGTTATTGCACTGGAGCTTCCCGACCGGGCCAGAGCATGGCATATGAAGAATTTTAATGTCCTGGAGAATAAATCCCTGCGGGAAGCAAAAAAGATTGCAGAATCCTATGTGAAGACCTTTCCTGCTGTAGACTATGGGCTCATCTTTTCCGGGCCCTGCGGAATAGGGAAATCCCATCTTGCTGTCGCTGTGTTGCAGGAAATCGCCCAAACCCGGAATGTCCAATGCCTCTTTGTCGATTTTAATGATCTCCTCTTCCAGTTTCAACGAACCATCGGGTACGACAGTGATCGAGATATGGACAGTACGATCAAACCCCTGATCGACGTTCCTCTCCTTCTCCTGGATGACTTTGCTTCCAGCCATGGAAACGCCTGGTCTCTGGATATGGTCTACCATGTCATTAATCAGAGGTATCTGGCCCGGCGTCACATTCTGATAACCACGACCTATGACCTCGATCCAAGCCTTTCCCGACGTGTTGGGGCTCCCATGGTCAGCCGCCTCCAGGAGATGTGCCGGATTGTCCCCATGAAGGGGGAGGATCACAGACGGGAAGGGATTCAGACAAGTTATCAATTCAGTTAA
- a CDS encoding HEAT repeat domain-containing protein, which yields MKRWMLLLLLVTSLLYAQDDPIRQGLLSSDIQMNWKALQEIKTRGISGYERDVLPFLEHENPKVVSLACVLLGGQLGKEGEDRLIAFLHDERSGVARSALLSLISYHDPELAPFYEEFLTSGTDPALRLIAMGGLFDVGKGDRTGLDQALNSQSMDMVIMAMQIVAVLNHPDLFQDRVLELLADRRDEVRGQAAQTLSHFAGEAARNALTDLAIRETYHYVRIAAIDAVLTSSQGLTDQVLKLFGSPRTSKWTADRVKDLGLETSLLPKIVERLKVDRNITPELVQASSYFKNPDIDQAVGAIACNPDFSDPVIMAAFQVLIENRSDSLKSACLTRMLATKRPDVISYACWYIGIMQKSGFDKQIDSFFQSEDPTILGAAVWTAGELKMKTYRERISELTNHPDPRVKAYAQEALRKLTDAP from the coding sequence ATGAAGAGATGGATGCTCCTCTTACTCCTTGTGACTTCTTTACTTTATGCCCAGGACGATCCCATTCGCCAGGGTCTGCTTTCTTCCGACATTCAGATGAACTGGAAAGCCCTGCAGGAGATCAAAACACGCGGGATATCCGGATATGAGCGTGATGTTCTCCCTTTCCTGGAGCATGAGAATCCTAAAGTAGTATCTCTAGCCTGCGTTTTGTTGGGAGGACAGCTTGGCAAGGAGGGAGAAGACCGCCTGATTGCTTTTCTTCATGATGAACGGTCCGGTGTCGCCCGTTCTGCTCTTCTCAGCCTGATCTCCTACCACGATCCGGAGCTGGCACCCTTTTATGAGGAGTTTCTTACCTCAGGAACGGATCCAGCCTTGAGGCTCATCGCCATGGGAGGTCTCTTTGATGTGGGGAAAGGCGATAGGACCGGTCTGGATCAGGCTCTGAATTCCCAGAGTATGGACATGGTCATCATGGCCATGCAAATCGTGGCTGTACTGAACCACCCCGATCTCTTTCAGGATCGTGTCCTGGAACTTCTTGCAGATCGTCGTGACGAGGTCCGGGGTCAGGCTGCGCAGACTCTCTCTCACTTTGCCGGTGAAGCCGCTCGAAACGCTCTGACCGACCTTGCCATCCGCGAAACCTATCACTACGTCCGGATTGCCGCCATCGACGCGGTCCTGACATCTTCACAGGGACTGACAGACCAGGTGCTTAAACTCTTTGGAAGTCCCCGAACATCTAAATGGACTGCGGACCGGGTCAAAGATCTCGGGCTGGAAACCAGCCTGCTCCCTAAGATTGTGGAAAGGTTAAAAGTTGACAGGAATATTACACCCGAACTTGTCCAGGCGTCTTCCTATTTTAAAAATCCGGATATTGATCAGGCCGTTGGAGCGATTGCGTGCAATCCTGACTTTTCCGACCCGGTAATCATGGCTGCCTTCCAGGTGTTAATCGAGAACAGGAGCGACAGCCTCAAGAGCGCGTGCCTCACCCGTATGCTGGCTACAAAGCGGCCTGATGTAATTTCCTATGCCTGCTGGTACATCGGAATCATGCAAAAATCAGGGTTTGATAAGCAGATCGATTCTTTCTTTCAGTCTGAAGATCCTACAATCCTTGGGGCAGCGGTATGGACGGCGGGGGAATTGAAAATGAAGACCTACAGGGAAAGGATCTCAGAGTTAACAAATCATCCAGACCCGAGGGTGAAGGCGTATGCACAGGAAGCGTTGAGGAAGCTGACTGACGCACCCTGA
- a CDS encoding tetratricopeptide repeat protein: MKRPVMIAALLFSTLSLLAGPTELFNQGVESFKSGDFKGAIDAWTGVLSEGVEDPRVYYNLGNAYFRDNQPGRAVLSYERALRLDPLDRQTRENLEFVRLRLKDRFDTTGGGPYARFLHFLDAHASVRTLSWIFLVLVLILNFLWTAALLRREKSFRTLVTFVASVLVAILLLVGPALGYRLYKTHLVEEGVILSPAVTARSAPQDDGTELFVAHEGTRVRLWESVGEWRRVTLPNGLTGFIPADAVETI; this comes from the coding sequence TTGAAACGCCCCGTAATGATAGCCGCCCTCCTCTTCTCGACCCTGTCTCTCCTGGCCGGCCCGACAGAACTCTTCAACCAGGGAGTCGAATCGTTCAAGTCAGGGGATTTCAAGGGAGCGATCGATGCCTGGACTGGAGTCCTTTCCGAAGGCGTGGAAGATCCGCGGGTCTACTACAACCTCGGGAACGCCTATTTTCGGGACAATCAGCCAGGAAGAGCCGTTCTTTCCTATGAGCGGGCGCTCCGACTCGATCCCCTGGACCGCCAGACCCGGGAAAACCTGGAATTTGTAAGACTTCGCCTTAAGGACCGGTTTGACACGACGGGAGGCGGACCCTACGCCCGTTTTCTGCACTTCCTGGACGCCCATGCGTCGGTCCGGACCCTATCGTGGATCTTTTTGGTCCTGGTGCTGATCCTGAACTTCCTCTGGACGGCCGCCCTCCTCAGGAGGGAAAAGTCCTTCCGTACCCTGGTCACCTTTGTCGCTTCCGTCCTGGTGGCAATTCTTCTCCTCGTCGGTCCCGCGCTGGGGTACAGACTCTACAAGACTCACCTGGTGGAGGAGGGTGTGATCCTCTCTCCCGCGGTCACCGCGAGGAGCGCGCCGCAGGATGACGGCACCGAGCTCTTTGTGGCCCATGAGGGAACCAGGGTCCGTCTGTGGGAAAGTGTGGGGGAGTGGAGGCGGGTGACCCTCCCCAACGGCCTGACCGGATTCATCCCCGCCGACGCCGTAGAAACCATCTGA